One genomic region from Arthrobacter pigmenti encodes:
- a CDS encoding TRAP transporter permease, with protein MSSVSEAPVQVEDEATTLKRDLEGTSRSVLYGLSVLMALTQIYLIIFATASPMVHTAIFLAFIVPLVLLSYRPMSRARTRSIPWYDWIAALVSSAPFIYVAINYEDIIRRAIVPTTVDQTMAVIACVAILEISRRAIGFVLPLIALIFLFYTVWGGFLPGILSHRGYELDRITNTLFMTSNGVFGSAAQVAATMVFMFVFFGAFLNATGASRVITQLAFSVAGRYTGGPAKVAVIASGGMGMVSGSASANVATTGQVTIPLMKQVGYRGVFAAAVEAAASTAGTLTPPIMGAAAFIMAEITGIPYAEIVIAGIIPAILFYVTVLMCVHFEASRLGLKGMDKADIPKASTVMKKGIFILSPVIMLAVLIFMYYPVMYAAFYATIALVVIALVHPSIPLSPKGIVNSIANSADMVLQAGAACACAGLVIGVLNLTGLGLRFSSWTLGIAGASVILALIFTMLITIVLGMGLPPVAAYIVAASVAAPALTTLGFPLLASHMFIFYFSCLSSITPPVGITAFIAAGIARARPMRTAFTACFLALPAFVVPFLFIYSPAFLLEGEPLEIVGVSIKALLGFVFISAGVIGFVRKHAFIWERVMFILGGSLVLSSNFIPIAVGVVLVAVALLFHSRRSGRARATDSSVNDKATESQSSV; from the coding sequence ATGTCTTCAGTATCAGAAGCGCCTGTCCAGGTGGAAGATGAAGCCACCACTCTCAAGAGGGATCTTGAAGGGACCAGCCGATCGGTCCTTTATGGGTTGAGCGTACTCATGGCCCTGACACAGATCTATCTTATAATCTTCGCTACAGCCTCTCCAATGGTGCATACCGCCATATTTCTGGCGTTTATTGTTCCGCTGGTGCTACTGTCCTACCGTCCAATGTCACGAGCTCGAACCAGGTCTATACCTTGGTACGACTGGATAGCCGCACTTGTGTCCAGCGCCCCGTTCATATACGTGGCCATCAATTACGAAGACATCATAAGGCGGGCTATCGTTCCGACTACAGTTGATCAAACCATGGCTGTAATCGCTTGCGTAGCTATTCTAGAGATAAGCAGGCGAGCTATAGGGTTTGTGCTTCCATTGATTGCACTAATATTCCTGTTCTATACGGTGTGGGGTGGATTTTTACCAGGAATCTTGTCGCACAGGGGATACGAGCTTGACCGGATAACCAATACATTGTTTATGACTTCAAACGGTGTTTTTGGATCAGCTGCTCAAGTAGCAGCAACGATGGTCTTCATGTTTGTCTTTTTTGGCGCATTTCTCAATGCGACAGGTGCCAGTCGCGTTATCACTCAGCTTGCTTTCTCAGTCGCCGGACGGTACACAGGTGGTCCAGCTAAAGTAGCCGTGATTGCAAGCGGCGGAATGGGGATGGTTTCAGGTAGTGCGTCTGCCAACGTAGCGACCACGGGACAAGTCACCATCCCTCTCATGAAACAAGTCGGATATCGAGGGGTCTTTGCCGCAGCAGTAGAGGCTGCTGCATCAACTGCTGGGACCCTGACCCCTCCCATTATGGGGGCCGCGGCATTCATAATGGCGGAAATAACTGGGATACCATATGCGGAGATCGTCATTGCAGGGATTATTCCAGCAATTCTTTTCTACGTAACAGTTTTGATGTGTGTACACTTCGAGGCGAGCCGACTTGGGCTGAAGGGCATGGATAAGGCAGATATTCCTAAAGCGTCGACAGTTATGAAGAAGGGCATATTTATACTATCCCCAGTGATCATGCTAGCTGTACTTATTTTCATGTACTACCCCGTTATGTACGCGGCTTTTTATGCTACAATTGCGCTCGTCGTTATAGCTTTAGTGCATCCTTCGATTCCTTTGAGCCCCAAAGGAATCGTCAATTCGATTGCAAATTCCGCAGACATGGTTCTCCAGGCAGGAGCAGCCTGCGCCTGTGCCGGCCTAGTTATTGGTGTTCTGAACCTGACTGGACTTGGGCTTCGGTTCTCATCGTGGACTCTTGGCATAGCGGGAGCCAGTGTTATTCTCGCCCTGATTTTCACCATGCTTATCACAATTGTTCTAGGAATGGGACTTCCCCCGGTTGCTGCCTATATCGTAGCTGCCTCCGTTGCAGCCCCTGCCCTTACCACACTTGGATTCCCCTTGCTGGCTAGTCATATGTTCATATTCTACTTCTCATGTTTGTCTTCGATCACGCCTCCCGTAGGCATCACGGCCTTCATCGCTGCAGGAATAGCTCGTGCACGACCCATGCGAACTGCATTTACTGCCTGCTTCCTTGCCTTACCAGCGTTTGTTGTCCCCTTCCTTTTTATATATTCTCCGGCATTCCTCCTTGAAGGTGAACCTCTCGAAATTGTCGGCGTGTCGATAAAAGCACTGTTAGGTTTCGTTTTCATTAGTGCAGGCGTAATCGGATTTGTACGTAAGCATGCGTTCATATGGGAGCGGGTGATGTTCATACTGGGCGGTTCTCTCGTTCTCTCTTCGAACTTTATACCCATCGCGGTGGGTGTCGTGCTAGTCGCAGTTGCGTTATTGTTTCATTCGCGGAGAAGCGGGCGGGCGCGTGCCACAGATTCATCAGTAAATGATAAAGCAACGGAATCGCAATCGTCAGTCTGA